Proteins from one Malaya genurostris strain Urasoe2022 chromosome 2, Malgen_1.1, whole genome shotgun sequence genomic window:
- the LOC131432248 gene encoding vitelline membrane protein Vm26Ab-like: MFAKVIVLAAVALACANGKPLVAAPLVAASPAVVTAQSSQFVSRNYNGIAAAYTAPLAAAYTAPVATAAYTAPLTASAYTAAYTAPVAAAYTAPFAAAAYTAPFAASAYTASPYYPYVL; the protein is encoded by the exons ATGTTCGCTAAAGTG ATTGTTCTGGCTGCCGTTGCTCTCGCTTGCGCCAATGGAAAACCACTAGTTGCTGCTCCGTTGGTGGCCGCTAGTCCTGCTGTAGTGACCGCTCAAAGTTCGCAGTTCGTTTCCAGAAACTATAACGGAATCGCTGCCGCTTATACAGCTCCGTTGGCCGCAGCCTACACTGCGCCTGTTGCCACTGCCGCTTACACTGCTCCCTTGACTGCATCAGCTTATACCGCCGCTTACACTGCTCCAGTTGCTGCCGCTTACACTGCTCCATTTGCAGCTGCCGCTTACACTGCTCCATTTGCAGCATCCGCTTACACTGCTTCTCCATACTATCCTTATGTTCTGTGA